The following proteins are encoded in a genomic region of Iodidimonas sp. SYSU 1G8:
- a CDS encoding enoyl-CoA hydratase → MKKEFETATYEVVAPHIARIMQNRPAQRNAQNGRLTYDLNACFDLAARDEDVKVVLFGGEGPHFSSGHDLRGFGPVDDAVGTWVPSKEGGVHSRYSFEQEVFLGMCRRWRDFPKPTIAMVQGKTIAGGLMLAWICDIIIASDDAQFMDPVVAMGVCGVEYFNHPYELGIRKAKELLFTADWWSAQEAHRLGMVNHVVPRPELEEFCLAMAKRIAEKPAFALKLTKQAVNVAQDNMGQRSTMDTVIALHHMCHAHNYEMETRAVRREGVPEKFREEIKAAE, encoded by the coding sequence ATGAAGAAGGAATTCGAGACTGCGACCTATGAAGTCGTGGCGCCGCACATCGCCAGGATCATGCAGAACCGGCCCGCGCAGCGGAACGCGCAGAACGGCCGCCTGACCTACGACCTCAATGCCTGCTTCGATCTCGCCGCGCGGGACGAGGACGTCAAGGTCGTGCTGTTCGGCGGCGAGGGGCCGCACTTCTCGTCCGGCCACGACCTGCGCGGCTTCGGTCCGGTGGACGACGCCGTCGGCACGTGGGTGCCGTCCAAGGAAGGCGGGGTCCACAGCCGCTACAGCTTCGAGCAGGAAGTCTTCCTCGGCATGTGCCGCCGCTGGCGCGACTTCCCCAAGCCGACCATCGCCATGGTCCAGGGCAAGACCATCGCCGGCGGCCTGATGCTCGCCTGGATCTGCGACATCATCATCGCCAGCGACGACGCCCAGTTCATGGACCCGGTCGTCGCCATGGGCGTGTGCGGCGTGGAATATTTCAACCATCCCTACGAGCTCGGCATCCGCAAGGCCAAGGAGCTGCTGTTCACCGCCGACTGGTGGAGCGCGCAGGAAGCGCACCGTCTCGGCATGGTCAATCACGTGGTGCCGCGGCCCGAGCTGGAAGAGTTCTGTCTTGCCATGGCGAAAAGAATTGCGGAAAAACCGGCATTCGCGCTTAAGTTAACCAAACAGGCGGTAAACGTCGCACAGGACAACATGGGCCAGCGCTCGACCATGGACACGGTCATCGCCCTGCACCATATGTGCCATGCGCACAATTACGAGATGGAAACCCGTGCAGTTCGCCGCGAAGGCGTGCCGGAGAAGTTCAGGGAAGAGATCAAGGCTGCTGAGTAA
- a CDS encoding DNA cytosine methyltransferase → MSGRPIGIDLFAGAGGMSLGFEQAGFDVVAAIEIDPIHCAAHKFNFPDTVVIPRSVVGLSAADVRKHAGIGDKEIDCVFGGPPCQGFSMIGQRSFEDPRNSLVLEFVRLVAELDAKTFVFENVKGLTVGKQRNFLGELVAEFHRVGYEVRIPWSVLDAANYGTPQHRERLILIGARKGAKIPSYPAPLFSAADGKRAIAGLALGPTVVDAIGDLPDADKFSTLLDSDTVRTTSYGDPSAYAAEMRCLTNNAWHFGYMRDWSPSIMTSSARTIHTDVSRRRFSETAPGRVEPISRFYKLSPVGLSNTLRAGTDGARGAFTSPRPIHFSHDRCVTVREMARLHGFPDWFRLHSTKWHGARQIGNSVPPPLARAIASAVMKALNAKPKRPEGTLQLGDPSLLYLEMSEAAEHFGVEPPISRRDRKSGAKKRKQHEIEAERLGLKVVSGGRR, encoded by the coding sequence ATGTCAGGAAGACCGATTGGAATCGACCTGTTCGCAGGTGCTGGGGGAATGTCGCTGGGGTTCGAACAGGCCGGGTTCGACGTGGTTGCGGCTATCGAAATCGACCCAATTCATTGCGCCGCCCATAAATTCAATTTCCCCGACACAGTTGTCATTCCGCGCTCAGTCGTTGGCCTGTCAGCTGCGGACGTCCGCAAGCATGCTGGTATCGGTGACAAGGAAATAGACTGCGTCTTCGGCGGGCCACCCTGTCAGGGCTTCTCGATGATCGGGCAACGTTCCTTTGAGGATCCACGTAATTCTCTCGTTTTGGAATTCGTGAGGCTCGTTGCCGAACTGGACGCTAAGACCTTCGTGTTCGAGAACGTGAAGGGGCTTACTGTCGGCAAACAGCGCAATTTTCTCGGGGAGCTTGTCGCTGAGTTCCACCGCGTCGGATATGAGGTTCGCATACCTTGGTCCGTCCTCGATGCCGCCAATTATGGGACGCCGCAACACCGCGAACGTCTCATCCTGATTGGCGCGCGCAAAGGTGCTAAAATCCCTTCCTATCCGGCGCCGCTCTTCAGCGCAGCTGACGGCAAGCGCGCGATTGCCGGGCTCGCGCTCGGGCCGACGGTAGTAGATGCTATCGGAGACTTGCCGGATGCCGATAAGTTTTCCACGCTACTAGACAGCGACACCGTCCGCACGACGAGCTATGGCGATCCTTCCGCCTATGCCGCCGAAATGCGCTGCCTCACTAACAATGCATGGCATTTCGGTTATATGCGCGATTGGTCGCCTTCAATCATGACGTCAAGCGCGCGCACCATCCACACCGATGTTTCCCGTCGCCGCTTCTCCGAGACAGCGCCGGGTAGAGTCGAGCCGATCAGCCGCTTTTACAAACTGTCGCCTGTGGGCTTGTCCAACACGCTACGAGCAGGGACAGACGGTGCGCGCGGTGCATTCACAAGCCCGCGTCCGATCCATTTCAGTCACGACCGTTGCGTCACCGTGCGCGAAATGGCTCGCCTTCATGGCTTTCCAGACTGGTTCCGTTTGCATTCGACGAAATGGCACGGTGCACGACAGATCGGGAACTCGGTGCCGCCGCCTCTGGCACGGGCCATCGCCTCTGCCGTAATGAAGGCTCTTAACGCTAAGCCTAAGCGTCCAGAGGGGACGTTACAGCTCGGCGATCCCTCGCTTCTCTACCTGGAGATGTCGGAGGCAGCTGAGCACTTCGGCGTGGAGCCGCCTATTTCGCGCCGGGACCGGAAGAGCGGCGCAAAAAAGCGTAAACAGCATGAAATAGAGGCCGAGCGCCTCGGCTTAAAGGTGGTGAGCGGTGGACGGCGATAA
- a CDS encoding O-methyltransferase yields MTDSFRRIDYSIRPAKHAERRMLCDIFRKLAAFEPVENYRYVGFGSVWFADFTLFHRALGIRNMLSIEQAVSSKDRFEANKPFNLHIDFRMSTQALPEMGYERRQFIWLDYDDPLSPEMLHDVAIIATRARSGTVLVVSLQCHRAREIAEADRECARDESAATAEERFRTKFGNRIDPNIGREDLVGWSFGTLSRGIVISEIEASLETRRLANPADQVTFTKICDFEYEDGAKMTTLAVVFCSPDEEERLSMCGFDNLEFVEDPNLPVYIPTPKLTPREFRQLESQLPLAEGTELAIGHIPLGEANSFKRLYRYFPNFVVIES; encoded by the coding sequence ATGACGGATAGTTTTCGTCGTATTGATTATTCCATTCGGCCGGCCAAGCACGCGGAACGTCGCATGCTGTGCGACATCTTTCGAAAGCTCGCGGCCTTTGAGCCGGTCGAAAACTATCGCTATGTGGGTTTCGGGTCGGTCTGGTTCGCCGATTTCACGCTGTTTCACCGTGCGCTGGGCATCAGGAACATGCTGTCGATCGAGCAGGCTGTCAGTTCCAAGGATAGATTCGAAGCCAACAAGCCGTTCAATCTCCACATCGACTTTCGTATGTCGACGCAAGCGCTTCCTGAAATGGGATACGAGCGACGGCAGTTCATTTGGTTAGACTACGACGATCCGCTGTCGCCCGAAATGCTGCACGATGTGGCGATCATCGCCACAAGAGCTCGGTCGGGAACGGTTCTGGTCGTCTCCTTACAGTGCCATCGAGCGCGCGAAATCGCAGAGGCCGACCGGGAATGCGCCCGGGACGAAAGCGCTGCCACCGCAGAAGAGCGCTTCAGAACGAAGTTCGGCAATCGCATAGACCCCAACATCGGGAGGGAAGACCTTGTTGGATGGTCGTTCGGTACACTCAGCCGCGGCATCGTCATATCGGAGATCGAAGCTTCGCTAGAAACGCGTCGATTGGCAAATCCCGCCGACCAAGTCACATTTACGAAAATTTGCGACTTTGAGTATGAAGACGGCGCGAAAATGACGACTTTGGCGGTCGTATTTTGCAGCCCAGACGAGGAAGAACGACTGAGCATGTGCGGCTTCGACAATCTTGAGTTTGTCGAAGATCCCAACCTACCCGTTTACATTCCGACCCCTAAGTTGACGCCACGTGAGTTTCGCCAACTTGAGAGCCAGCTTCCGCTAGCTGAAGGCACTGAATTGGCCATAGGACACATCCCGCTAGGTGAAGCAAACAGTTTCAAACGATTGTATAGGTACTTCCCCAACTTCGTCGTCATAGAATCCTAG
- a CDS encoding ThuA domain-containing protein encodes MASKPVRFHLVASGKYHDINFARVELLKLLAEDQRYLATVSVDYADTASIAACDVLITYTCDVQPTDDQTEALHQFLQRGGKWFALHGTNSVLRFVEGGVATPREAPRFMEMIGSQFIAHPPLQDFQVTVTPGAENHPLVKGIDAFTINDEIYCAEYYGDNRVLLETHWHGTCDGFVEGDWTGGTGRHYMLYTKQQGAGEVVYCALGHCRGKYDMIPIMDEWPTVDRCAWDQPVFYEILRRGIRYCAGDLA; translated from the coding sequence ATGGCGAGCAAGCCGGTCAGATTCCATCTGGTGGCGTCGGGCAAGTATCACGACATCAATTTCGCGCGCGTCGAGCTGCTGAAGCTCTTGGCCGAGGATCAGCGCTACCTCGCCACCGTGTCGGTCGACTATGCCGACACCGCCAGCATCGCCGCCTGCGACGTGCTGATCACCTACACCTGCGACGTCCAGCCCACCGATGACCAGACCGAGGCGCTCCACCAGTTCCTCCAGCGCGGCGGCAAATGGTTCGCCCTGCACGGCACCAACTCGGTGCTCCGCTTCGTCGAGGGCGGCGTCGCCACCCCGCGCGAGGCGCCGCGCTTCATGGAAATGATCGGCAGCCAGTTCATCGCCCACCCGCCGCTGCAGGACTTCCAGGTCACCGTCACCCCGGGCGCCGAAAACCACCCGCTGGTGAAGGGCATCGACGCCTTCACCATCAATGACGAGATCTACTGCGCCGAATATTACGGCGACAACCGCGTGCTCTTGGAAACCCACTGGCACGGCACCTGCGACGGCTTCGTCGAAGGCGACTGGACCGGCGGCACCGGCCGCCACTACATGCTCTACACCAAGCAGCAGGGCGCGGGCGAGGTGGTCTACTGCGCCCTCGGCCATTGCCGGGGCAAGTACGACATGATCCCGATCATGGACGAATGGCCCACCGTCGACCGCTGCGCCTGGGACCAGCCGGTCTTCTACGAAATCCTCCGCCGCGGCATCCGCTACTGCGCCGGCGACCTGGCGTAG
- a CDS encoding ATP-binding protein → MEDDTLGQNEIDATPTKGFFIDMLTRDIPLDQAILDLVDNSVDGAKAMRAQLGGNFSDRWVKMTFDADHFSIIDNCGGFGKDAAKKYAFKFGRPDSAVRTPHSIGQFGVGMKRALFKFGRHFVVRSATTDESWEVEVPVDGWESEPGWHFPIADIDGDSAVSTASPGTEIIVTQLRAEVSSRFSLTTFRNTIFELIKSKHRQFIAEGLSISVNGHHVDATSLHLLTNDGLIPGTDNLTFKDKDKAQVDVRIIVAVGPSSPRKAGWYVVCNGRVILEADRSPVTGWGLVEEAANTTLIPSYHNQYARFRGLVFFDSEDSSQVPWNTTKTSVDQDNKFWQAAFVRMTEMMRPVINFLNELDADIDEYSRWESPLAKFIEKARMVAPDSLHATVTFKAPARSAFVKGPKTIKIQYSRPVEDVELLQEALDVHTAKAVGEATFDAILKRQKRG, encoded by the coding sequence ATGGAAGACGATACACTCGGCCAAAACGAAATCGACGCAACGCCGACGAAGGGTTTTTTTATCGACATGCTGACGCGGGACATCCCGCTCGATCAAGCCATCCTCGACCTGGTCGACAACTCAGTGGATGGCGCGAAGGCCATGCGTGCGCAGCTAGGCGGCAACTTCTCTGACCGCTGGGTCAAGATGACGTTCGACGCAGATCACTTCAGCATCATCGACAATTGCGGTGGATTCGGAAAGGACGCAGCTAAAAAGTATGCGTTCAAGTTTGGCAGGCCCGACAGTGCCGTGCGGACCCCGCATTCGATCGGCCAATTCGGCGTCGGCATGAAGCGCGCTCTGTTCAAATTCGGTCGACATTTCGTCGTTCGGTCCGCTACGACCGATGAAAGTTGGGAAGTTGAGGTCCCCGTAGATGGATGGGAAAGTGAACCTGGCTGGCATTTCCCGATCGCCGATATCGATGGTGACAGCGCCGTTTCAACCGCATCGCCGGGCACTGAGATCATTGTGACCCAGCTGCGAGCAGAGGTTAGTTCCCGCTTCTCCCTTACGACTTTCCGTAACACCATATTCGAATTGATTAAATCTAAGCATCGTCAATTCATCGCCGAAGGGCTTTCCATTTCCGTAAACGGGCATCATGTCGATGCCACTAGCCTCCACTTGCTGACCAATGACGGCCTCATCCCCGGCACAGACAATCTGACTTTTAAAGACAAGGACAAGGCGCAGGTCGATGTGCGGATAATTGTTGCGGTCGGCCCATCGTCACCGCGAAAAGCAGGCTGGTACGTCGTCTGCAACGGCCGTGTCATCCTCGAAGCAGATCGCTCACCCGTTACGGGATGGGGCTTGGTTGAAGAAGCAGCCAATACGACTCTGATACCTTCATACCACAATCAATATGCGCGCTTTCGCGGTCTCGTTTTCTTCGATTCAGAGGATTCATCGCAGGTTCCTTGGAATACGACTAAGACTAGCGTCGACCAAGATAATAAGTTTTGGCAAGCCGCCTTCGTCCGAATGACTGAGATGATGCGACCAGTCATTAATTTCCTTAATGAGCTGGACGCAGACATCGACGAATATTCTCGTTGGGAAAGCCCTCTCGCCAAATTCATCGAAAAGGCGCGGATGGTAGCGCCAGATTCGTTACACGCAACGGTGACTTTCAAAGCACCGGCACGCTCGGCTTTTGTAAAAGGCCCGAAGACCATCAAAATACAGTATTCGAGGCCAGTCGAAGACGTCGAATTACTACAAGAGGCGCTCGATGTGCATACGGCTAAGGCAGTCGGAGAAGCCACCTTCGACGCCATTCTCAAACGGCAGAAGCGCGGATGA
- a CDS encoding endonuclease, producing the protein MDGDKLAKTKRGTTTAQPPPNRYKILIDRIFFRHWSEGTTEFEFARDELESAAAELEMKLPKNLGDVLYALRFRIGYPDSIVATQPDGREWVIEGAGRARYRFRLVRAIRIHPNPNLARTAIPDATPELIRAYALDDEQALLAIVRYNRLIDTFLGITTYSLQNHLRTTVRGIGQIEIDELYVGLDKYGCHFVVPVQAKGGKDQIGVVQTTQDVKFVEQKFPGMRCRAVSAQFMDDGVVALFELTLQEDEIKVVEERHYKLVPAGELNPDAIRSYRS; encoded by the coding sequence GTGGACGGCGATAAGCTGGCAAAAACGAAGCGAGGCACAACGACGGCTCAGCCGCCACCGAACCGCTACAAGATACTCATTGATCGCATTTTCTTCCGGCACTGGTCGGAGGGCACTACCGAATTCGAGTTTGCCCGTGACGAACTCGAAAGCGCGGCTGCCGAACTCGAAATGAAGCTTCCCAAAAACCTAGGCGATGTTCTCTATGCCCTGCGTTTCCGGATCGGGTACCCCGACAGCATTGTCGCCACTCAACCCGACGGGCGTGAGTGGGTAATCGAAGGCGCAGGCCGCGCCCGCTATCGCTTTCGGCTCGTGAGGGCGATCCGAATTCACCCCAACCCCAATCTCGCCCGCACCGCCATACCAGACGCGACGCCCGAGCTAATTCGGGCCTATGCTCTCGACGACGAGCAAGCGCTGCTGGCCATCGTTCGATACAATCGCCTTATCGATACGTTTCTCGGTATTACGACTTACAGTCTACAGAACCATCTACGCACGACGGTGCGGGGGATCGGGCAGATCGAGATCGACGAACTATATGTAGGCCTCGACAAGTACGGATGTCATTTCGTAGTTCCAGTTCAGGCCAAGGGCGGCAAGGACCAGATTGGCGTCGTGCAAACCACCCAAGACGTAAAGTTTGTCGAGCAAAAGTTCCCCGGTATGCGCTGTCGAGCCGTGTCCGCCCAGTTTATGGACGATGGCGTCGTCGCTCTATTCGAGCTGACGCTGCAGGAAGATGAGATCAAAGTCGTGGAGGAGCGGCATTACAAGCTCGTACCAGCGGGCGAACTCAACCCGGACGCCATTCGAAGCTACCGATCCTAA
- a CDS encoding Rieske (2Fe-2S) protein, producing the protein MDASTNEVPFRIVAKTSDVEPGKTRCFEVEDRKVLVIHMPNGGFKAIENQCSHEKKPLEGGRIRAGKIVCPHHGANFDLETGKAMSPPAVLPITVYPTKVEGDDVLVQLVEPPKKPKNPFAIPGVSGF; encoded by the coding sequence ATGGACGCATCCACCAACGAGGTTCCCTTCCGAATCGTCGCCAAGACGAGCGACGTGGAGCCGGGCAAGACGCGCTGCTTCGAGGTCGAGGACCGCAAGGTCCTCGTCATCCACATGCCCAATGGCGGGTTCAAGGCGATCGAGAACCAGTGCTCGCACGAAAAGAAGCCGCTTGAAGGCGGCCGCATCCGTGCCGGCAAGATCGTCTGCCCCCATCACGGCGCCAATTTCGACCTGGAAACGGGCAAGGCGATGAGCCCGCCGGCCGTGCTGCCGATCACCGTCTATCCGACGAAAGTCGAAGGCGACGACGTGCTGGTGCAGCTGGTGGAGCCGCCGAAGAAGCCGAAGAATCCCTTCGCCATTCCGGGCGTCTCGGGGTTCTGA
- a CDS encoding aromatic ring-hydroxylating dioxygenase subunit alpha produces the protein MVAVVRIKDSVGTVAEKAPEPDLGTELIPQERYISRDFMQLEWDRMWTKVWLIGCREEEIPDTGDYITTEIGNESLLIVRGEDGKARTFYNVCNHRGNQVKFDKCGNSRTLQCAYHFWEYDLTGRLVNVPDEEDFHQGCPKDVLSLKEIRTDVWGGFVWYNLNPDAEPLMEYLGVVPAHLEAYHFEKMVMTLNVTMEWDCNWKTSVDAFNEVYHVQCIHPELLYDNDDVDVQIDLYERHNRYLVPFHTYSPRLGEDLDEVPEIIASKMTALGMNPDEFKGRVSEARRAIQVFKRENQEALGVDYSELNDDQLTDDYHYNIFPNLTLNIFADRMMMFRQRPHESDPNKMYYDVTMYARLKKGQARPPLPDHEQHKHGGRSLGLVLDQDSVNLPHVQKGNNSSAFKGLHISHQERRIRHMHKTLMDYINGVYANDA, from the coding sequence ATGGTCGCGGTCGTCAGGATCAAGGATAGCGTTGGAACGGTGGCCGAGAAGGCGCCCGAGCCCGATCTGGGCACGGAGCTGATCCCGCAGGAGCGCTATATCTCCAGGGACTTCATGCAGCTCGAATGGGACCGCATGTGGACCAAGGTCTGGCTCATCGGCTGCCGCGAGGAAGAGATCCCCGACACCGGCGACTACATCACCACCGAGATCGGCAATGAATCCCTGCTGATCGTGCGCGGCGAGGATGGCAAGGCGCGGACGTTCTATAATGTCTGCAATCACCGCGGCAACCAGGTGAAGTTCGACAAGTGCGGCAACTCGCGCACCCTGCAGTGCGCCTATCACTTCTGGGAATACGATCTCACCGGCCGCCTGGTGAACGTGCCCGACGAGGAGGATTTCCACCAGGGCTGTCCGAAGGACGTGCTCAGCCTCAAGGAAATCAGGACCGACGTCTGGGGCGGCTTCGTCTGGTACAATCTGAACCCCGACGCCGAGCCGCTGATGGAGTATCTCGGCGTCGTTCCGGCCCATCTCGAGGCCTATCATTTCGAGAAGATGGTGATGACGCTCAACGTCACCATGGAATGGGACTGCAACTGGAAGACCTCGGTCGACGCCTTCAACGAGGTCTACCACGTCCAGTGCATCCACCCCGAGCTGCTCTACGACAATGACGACGTCGACGTGCAGATCGACCTGTACGAGCGTCACAACCGCTATCTGGTGCCGTTCCACACCTACAGCCCGCGCCTCGGCGAGGATCTGGACGAGGTGCCGGAAATCATCGCCAGCAAGATGACCGCGCTCGGCATGAACCCGGACGAGTTCAAGGGCCGCGTCTCCGAGGCGCGCCGCGCCATCCAGGTGTTCAAGCGCGAGAACCAGGAAGCGCTCGGCGTCGATTATTCCGAGCTGAACGACGACCAGCTCACCGACGATTACCACTACAACATCTTCCCGAACCTGACGCTGAACATCTTCGCCGACCGGATGATGATGTTCCGCCAGCGGCCGCACGAGAGCGACCCGAACAAGATGTATTACGACGTCACCATGTACGCCCGGCTCAAGAAGGGCCAGGCGCGCCCGCCGCTGCCCGATCACGAGCAGCACAAGCATGGCGGCCGCTCGCTCGGTCTCGTGCTCGACCAGGATTCGGTGAACCTGCCGCATGTGCAGAAGGGCAACAACTCCTCGGCGTTCAAGGGCCTGCACATCAGCCATCAGGAACGCCGCATCCGCCATATGCACAAGACGCTGATGGACTATATTAACGGCGTATACGCAAACGACGCCTAA
- a CDS encoding metallophosphoesterase — MSRLFHISDVHFGREDTEALAWFAALVAAERPDGVVLTGDLTQAARRSEYQAAGAWLETLQAPVSVHIGNHDIPVYNPLLRLTAPYRRYEALKRKIDRPMRLDGMTIVPLRTATRAQWRTNWSWGVVRRASLAAAKDALAAVPAGHLAIVACHHPLVDHREGTRGRTKGGEAALADLAAAGAHAVITGHVHDPFDTQWPAGGQTIRMIGAGTLSERVRSTRPSFNEIRRVGDGLEVRLREFG; from the coding sequence ATGAGCCGGCTGTTCCACATTTCCGACGTGCATTTCGGCCGCGAGGACACGGAGGCGCTGGCCTGGTTCGCGGCGCTTGTCGCCGCCGAGCGCCCCGACGGCGTGGTGCTGACCGGCGACCTGACCCAGGCGGCGCGCCGGTCGGAATACCAGGCGGCGGGCGCATGGCTGGAGACGCTGCAGGCGCCGGTTTCAGTGCATATCGGCAATCACGACATTCCCGTGTACAACCCGCTGTTGCGCCTGACCGCGCCCTATCGCCGGTATGAGGCGCTGAAGCGCAAGATCGACCGGCCCATGCGGCTCGACGGCATGACCATCGTGCCGCTGCGCACCGCGACGCGGGCGCAGTGGCGCACCAACTGGTCGTGGGGCGTGGTGCGCCGGGCGAGCCTGGCGGCGGCAAAGGACGCGCTGGCGGCGGTGCCGGCGGGGCATCTGGCCATCGTGGCCTGTCACCATCCGTTGGTGGACCACCGCGAAGGCACGCGGGGCCGCACCAAGGGCGGCGAAGCCGCGCTGGCCGACCTCGCCGCGGCGGGCGCCCATGCGGTGATCACCGGCCATGTGCACGACCCGTTCGACACCCAGTGGCCGGCCGGCGGCCAGACGATCCGCATGATCGGCGCCGGCACGCTTTCGGAGCGGGTACGATCCACCCGGCCGTCGTTCAACGAGATTCGGCGGGTGGGCGATGGGCTGGAGGTGAGGCTGCGGGAGTTTGGGTAG
- a CDS encoding very short patch repair endonuclease yields MADTRSPEQRRKIMQSVGTVDTGAELAVRRLLFRIGYRYRLHKTGLPGRPDIVFPRKKKAIFVHGCFWHSHDCSKGRPPKSKLDYWGPKLERNRERDRQNIEDLHALGWDALVVWQCEIKDSEALAKRLVAFLSKIRSTRLVESSSFASGS; encoded by the coding sequence ATGGCCGATACGAGATCGCCCGAGCAGCGGCGAAAGATTATGCAGTCGGTAGGCACTGTTGATACGGGTGCCGAACTGGCTGTGCGCCGCCTCTTGTTTCGGATTGGCTATCGCTATCGCCTGCACAAAACCGGGCTTCCGGGCCGACCTGACATCGTTTTCCCGCGAAAGAAAAAGGCGATCTTCGTACATGGATGCTTCTGGCATAGTCACGATTGTTCAAAGGGGCGACCGCCAAAATCCAAGCTAGATTACTGGGGGCCGAAGCTGGAGCGCAACCGCGAACGTGACCGGCAAAACATTGAGGATTTGCACGCTCTCGGATGGGATGCACTGGTTGTCTGGCAATGCGAGATCAAAGACAGCGAAGCGTTGGCAAAACGTCTTGTCGCCTTCCTGAGTAAAATCCGATCGACACGATTGGTCGAATCGTCTAGCTTTGCCTCAGGGAGTTAA
- a CDS encoding aromatic ring-hydroxylating dioxygenase subunit alpha, translating into MVAITRVKESIHTPAEKAPEPDLGNEIIPKERYISKEFMQLEWDRMWSKVWLVGCREQEIAEVGDYITTDIGKESLLIVRGEDGKARTFYNVCNHRGNQVKFDQCGNSRTLQCAYHFWEYDLTGRLVNVPDEEDFHQGCPKDQLSLKAIKTETWGGFVWFNLNPDAEPLADYLGMIPKHLDPYHFENMAMVMNVTVNWDCNWKTAVDAFNEVYHVQCIHPELSYTIDDVDVQIDLYERHNRYLVPFKTYSPRLGEDLDEVPEALAEELAAIGMNADDFKGRVGEVRRAVQLYKRENADKLGYDYSEFNDDQLSDDYHYMIFPNITMNVMAESMMMFRQRPHESDPNKMYYDVQMFMTIPKGKPVPPLPDYEHVNHGERSLGLVLDQDSVNLPHVQKGMNSDAYKGLWISSQERRIRHMHKTLMDYVNGVYANDA; encoded by the coding sequence ATGGTTGCGATCACACGCGTCAAGGAAAGTATCCATACGCCCGCCGAGAAGGCGCCGGAGCCCGATCTGGGCAACGAGATCATTCCGAAGGAGCGCTATATCTCCAAGGAATTCATGCAGCTCGAGTGGGACCGCATGTGGTCCAAGGTCTGGCTGGTCGGTTGCCGCGAGCAGGAAATCGCCGAGGTCGGCGACTACATCACCACCGACATCGGCAAGGAATCGCTGCTGATCGTGCGCGGCGAGGATGGCAAGGCGCGAACCTTCTACAACGTCTGCAACCATCGCGGTAACCAGGTCAAGTTCGACCAGTGCGGCAACTCGCGCACCCTGCAGTGCGCCTACCACTTCTGGGAATATGACCTCACCGGCCGTCTGGTGAACGTCCCCGACGAGGAGGATTTCCACCAGGGCTGCCCCAAGGACCAGCTCAGTCTCAAGGCGATCAAGACCGAAACCTGGGGCGGCTTCGTGTGGTTCAACCTGAACCCGGACGCCGAGCCGCTGGCCGACTATCTCGGCATGATCCCCAAGCATCTCGACCCCTACCACTTCGAGAACATGGCGATGGTGATGAACGTCACCGTCAACTGGGACTGCAACTGGAAGACCGCCGTCGACGCGTTCAACGAGGTCTATCACGTCCAGTGCATTCACCCCGAGCTGTCCTACACCATCGACGATGTCGACGTGCAGATCGACCTCTACGAGCGTCACAACCGCTATCTGGTGCCGTTCAAGACCTACAGCCCGCGTCTCGGCGAGGATCTCGACGAAGTGCCGGAAGCGCTGGCCGAGGAACTGGCGGCGATCGGCATGAACGCCGATGATTTCAAGGGCCGGGTCGGCGAGGTGCGCCGCGCGGTTCAGCTCTACAAGCGCGAGAACGCCGACAAGCTCGGCTACGACTATTCCGAGTTCAACGACGACCAGCTGTCGGACGACTACCACTACATGATCTTCCCGAACATCACGATGAACGTGATGGCCGAGTCCATGATGATGTTCCGCCAGCGCCCGCACGAGAGCGACCCGAACAAGATGTACTACGACGTGCAGATGTTCATGACCATTCCCAAGGGCAAGCCGGTCCCGCCGCTGCCCGATTACGAGCACGTCAACCATGGCGAGCGCTCGCTCGGCCTCGTGCTCGACCAGGATTCGGTCAATCTGCCGCACGTGCAGAAGGGCATGAACTCCGACGCCTACAAGGGCCTGTGGATCTCCAGCCAGGAGCGCCGCATCCGCCACATGCACAAGACCCTGATGGACTACGTCAACGGCGTCTACGCCAACGACGCGTAA
- a CDS encoding limonene-1,2-epoxide hydrolase family protein yields the protein MSNTKIVEDFIAAWNANDIDRACDMMAEDIFYHNIPMTPVTGREAARAMLKAMGPLTDVNWELLAIAENGEAVLTERVDRMTMGGKKVAIPLMGIFRIRNGEIYEWKDYFDLGDFQRQMAG from the coding sequence ATGAGCAATACGAAAATCGTCGAGGATTTCATCGCCGCCTGGAACGCGAACGACATCGACCGCGCCTGCGACATGATGGCCGAGGACATCTTCTATCACAACATCCCCATGACCCCGGTGACGGGCCGCGAGGCGGCGCGCGCCATGCTGAAGGCGATGGGCCCGCTGACCGACGTGAACTGGGAGCTGCTCGCCATCGCCGAGAATGGCGAGGCGGTGCTGACCGAGCGCGTCGACCGCATGACCATGGGCGGCAAGAAGGTCGCCATTCCGCTGATGGGCATCTTCCGCATCCGGAACGGCGAGATTTATGAGTGGAAGGACTATTTCGACCTGGGCGACTTCCAGCGCCAGATGGCGGGGTAA